From Pan troglodytes isolate AG18354 chromosome 9, NHGRI_mPanTro3-v2.0_pri, whole genome shotgun sequence, the proteins below share one genomic window:
- the RPL27A gene encoding large ribosomal subunit protein uL15 (The RefSeq protein has 1 substitution compared to this genomic sequence): MPSRLRKTRKLRGHVSHGHGRIGKHRKHPGGRGNAGGLHHHRINFDKYHPGYFGKVGMKHYHLKRNQSFCPTVNLDKLWTLVSEQTRVNAAKNKTGAAPIIDVVRSGYYKVLGKGKLPKQPVIVKAKFFSRRAEEKIKSVGGACVLVG; encoded by the exons ATG CCATCCAGACTGAGGAAGACCCGGAAACTTAGGGGCCACGTGAGCCACGGCCACGGCCGCATAG GCAAGCACCGGAAGCACCCCGGCGGCCGCGGTAATGCTGGTGGTCTGCATCACCACCGGATCAACTTCGACAAATA CCACCCAGGCTACTTTGGGAAAGTTGGTATGAAGCATTACCACTTAAAGAGGAACCAGAGCTTCTGCCCAACTGTCAACCTTGACAAATTGTGGACTTTGGTCAGTGAACAGACACGGGTGAATGCTGCTAAAAACAAGACTGGGGCTGCTCCCATCATTGATGTGGTGCGATCG GGCTACTACAAAGTTCTGGGAAAGGGAAAGCTCCCAAAGCAGCCTGTCATCGTGAAGGCCAAATTCTTCAGCAGAAGAGCTGAGGAGAAGATTAAGAGTGTTGGGGGGGCCTGTGTCCTGGTGGCTTGA